A region of Massilia sp. WG5 DNA encodes the following proteins:
- a CDS encoding nucleotidyltransferase family protein: MRDPLLLRVLREPSAAAGLDLAGWDLLLRQALGANMSAMLPVLLEDAGLFDAVPPAPRAQLEWARAASARHAQAVHYEVMQIDRALSGLGLPLILLKGAAYAMAGLAAGRGRMFSDIDILVPKAQLGQVEAALMLNGWASLHQDAYDQRYYREWMHELPPMEHLRRGNVIDVHHAILPETAAQRPDPARLRAAAVPIDGLAPGMPRLFMLAPRDMVLHSAVHLFSEGEFDHGLRNLFDIHRLLQQFGPQQGFWDGLPARARELELERPLFYALRYCRRLLGTRVPDAVLQAMAPSGPGRPLLALMDRLFLRALVPAHPSCADAFTPAAHGMLYIRGNWLRMPFFLLTRHLFHKAFLSPDAKPAH; encoded by the coding sequence TGGCCGGCTGGGACCTGCTGCTGCGCCAGGCGCTCGGCGCGAATATGAGCGCCATGCTGCCGGTGCTGCTCGAGGATGCCGGCCTGTTCGACGCGGTCCCGCCGGCGCCGCGCGCCCAGCTGGAGTGGGCGCGTGCCGCCAGCGCGCGCCATGCCCAGGCGGTGCATTACGAGGTGATGCAGATCGACCGCGCCTTGTCCGGCCTGGGCTTGCCGCTGATCCTGCTCAAGGGCGCGGCGTATGCGATGGCCGGCTTGGCGGCGGGGCGCGGCCGGATGTTTTCCGACATCGATATCCTGGTGCCGAAAGCGCAGCTGGGCCAGGTAGAGGCCGCCCTGATGCTGAACGGCTGGGCCAGCCTGCACCAGGATGCCTACGACCAGCGCTATTACCGCGAGTGGATGCATGAATTGCCGCCGATGGAGCACCTGCGCCGAGGCAACGTCATCGACGTGCACCATGCCATCCTGCCCGAGACGGCGGCGCAGCGTCCGGATCCCGCCAGGCTGCGCGCGGCCGCCGTGCCGATCGATGGCCTCGCACCGGGCATGCCGCGGTTGTTCATGCTGGCGCCGCGCGACATGGTGCTGCACAGCGCCGTGCACTTGTTTTCGGAAGGCGAGTTCGACCACGGCCTGCGCAACCTGTTCGACATTCACCGGCTGCTCCAGCAATTCGGACCGCAGCAGGGCTTCTGGGACGGCTTGCCGGCGCGCGCGCGCGAACTCGAACTCGAACGGCCGCTGTTCTATGCGCTGCGCTACTGCCGGCGTCTGTTGGGGACGCGGGTGCCGGACGCGGTCCTGCAGGCCATGGCGCCGTCCGGCCCCGGCCGCCCGCTGCTGGCGCTGATGGACCGCCTGTTCCTGCGCGCCCTGGTCCCGGCGCACCCCAGCTGCGCCGACGCTTTCACGCCGGCCGCCCACGGCATGCTGTACATCCGCGGCAACTGGCTGCGCATGCCGTTTTTCCTGCTGACGCGCCATCTGTTCCATAAAGCCTTTCTTTCTCCTGACGCAAAGCCGGCCCATTGA